In Salvia miltiorrhiza cultivar Shanhuang (shh) chromosome 4, IMPLAD_Smil_shh, whole genome shotgun sequence, the DNA window GTCGAATAAACTCGTCACAATAATTGAATATCAAATTCAGTTACAATAACGCCCATAAAGAATTTCAATTTGAATCCCTAAATCCGCCAAttcacttctctctctccctctctctctctctcctcccgtGTTTTCCCTCTCTCCTTTCTCTCTAAATATTTCTTGAATTAATGCGTGTATATGCAAGTGATGCATCCGTTTAAGGCAAGAAATTTGGAGAGAGATTAATCAAACGAAGAGAGATGGCGAATCAGATTCTTGAGATCAACCTGATATCCGCCCAGGGTTTGAAGGCGCCGCCCTCTAACTTACGCAAGATGCAAACCTACGCCCTAACCTGGGTCAACCCGGCCGCCAAGCTCCGCACCCGAGTCGACTCGCTCGGCGGCGAAAACCCTACCTGGAACGACAAGTTCCTCTTCCGCGTCTCCGACGAATTCGTCTCGGGCGACACCTCCGCCGTCTCCGTCGAGATCTTCGCCGTCGGCTACATCAAGGATTTCCTCATCGGCACCGTGCGATTCCTCATCGGCACGTGCCTGGCCGCGCCGCGCGCCCGCGATCCGGAGAGCCCGACCGGAACCCCGGCCTTCACCGCCgtgcagatccgccgcccctcCGGCAGATTCCTCGGCGTCCTCAACATCGCCGCCGCGGTCTACTGCTCCTCCGATTATCCGATCCTGGAGAAGGTCCCCGCCGTCAGCTTCCGGGAATTGATGGAGAGGAAGGCGCGGGAGTCGCGCAGGCAGCGGCGCCTGAGCCTGAGCCTGAGCCTCAGCCGCAGCGATTCGAGGCGGAGCCACCAGTCCTCCGGCGGGGACTCGTGCGATCTGTCCGACGCCGACGCCGACGCCGACTCCACGACGTCGTCGTCCTCGTCGGCCGCCTCCACGGCGTTGAAGGACTGGAACTGCGTCCGAGAATTGGCGGGAAAGATGAAGGGGG includes these proteins:
- the LOC131023638 gene encoding uncharacterized protein LOC131023638 — protein: MANQILEINLISAQGLKAPPSNLRKMQTYALTWVNPAAKLRTRVDSLGGENPTWNDKFLFRVSDEFVSGDTSAVSVEIFAVGYIKDFLIGTVRFLIGTCLAAPRARDPESPTGTPAFTAVQIRRPSGRFLGVLNIAAAVYCSSDYPILEKVPAVSFRELMERKARESRRQRRLSLSLSLSRSDSRRSHQSSGGDSCDLSDADADADSTTSSSSSAASTALKDWNCVRELAGKMKGAKSNGGGLLCGLMVARKIPSCPSNQNLDTWPDNSEGSR